Proteins encoded by one window of Pristiophorus japonicus isolate sPriJap1 chromosome 17, sPriJap1.hap1, whole genome shotgun sequence:
- the bysl gene encoding bystin, protein MPKAKAGKGCAEARGLGLGLAEQILQGDAVKPVSRRKRRGRGEQDEAEAEAGDEYVDDRLSRKILEQARAQQQELEAEHGLGRDSQAKRPKTTVLGTSSKARGSDSDSDDEWPTLDRAAAIAKQEYCEDVVVNPEDEKAIDMFMSKNPPLRRTLADIIMEKITEKQTEVETAMSEISGRPMPQLDPRVLDVYKGVREVLCKYRSGKLPKAFKIIPALSNWEQILYITEPETWTAAGMYQATRIFSANLKARMAQRFYNLVLLPRARDDIAEYKRLNFHLYMALKKALFKPGAWFKGILLPLCESGTCTLREAIIIGSILTKCSIPVLHTSAAMLKIAEMEYNGANSIFLRLMIDKKYALPFRVIDALVFHFLQFRTDKRNLPVLWHQCLLTFAQRYKEDLSSEQKESLLELLRIHCHPHISPEIRRELVNSKSRDVEVGMAVE, encoded by the exons ATGCCGAAGGCGAAGGCGGGCAAGGGCTGTGCGGAGGCCCggggcctgggcctgggcctggccGAGCAGATCCTGCAGGGAGACGCCGTGAAGCCGGTCAGCCGGCGCAAGCGGCGAGGCCGCGGGGAGCAGGACGAGGCGGAGGCGGAGGCCGGGGATGAGTACGTGGACGACAGGCTGTCCCGCAAGATCCTGGAGCAGGCCCGCGCCCAGcagcaggagctggaggcagagcaCGGGCTGGGCAGGGACTCGCAAGCCAAAAGGCCGAAAACCACCGTGTTGG GCACGAGTTCAAAAGCTAGAGGTTCTGACTCTGATTCGGACGATGAATGGCCTACGCTGGACAGAGCTGCGGCGATCGCGAAGCAAGAGTATTGCGAGGACGTCGTGGTAAACCCCGAGGATGAAAAGGCCATCGATATGTTCATGAGCAAAAATCCACCACTGAG GCGTACTCTGGCTGACATCATTATGGAGAAGATCACGGAGAAACAGACTGAAGTGGAAACGGCCATGTCTGAAATCTCTGGCCGGCCTATGCCTCAGCTCGACCCCAGAGTCCTGGACGTGTATAAGGGAGTTCGTGAG GTATTGTGCAAGTACAGAAGTGGGAAACTTCCCAAAGCCTTCAAGATTATCCCGGCCTTGTCAAACTGGGAGCAGATCTTATACATCACCGAACCAGAGACCTGGACAGCAGCAGGCATGTATCAGGCGACGAG GATTTTTTCTGCTAATCTGAAGGCCAGGATGGCTCAGCGATTCTATAACTTGGTGCTTTTGCCTCGAGCGAGAGATGACATTGCAGAATACAAACGCCTGAACTTTCACCTTTATATGGCCTTAAAAAAAGCACTTTTCAAACCTGGAGCTTGGTTTAAAG GTATTCTTCTTCCTTTGTGTGAATCTGGCACATGCACACTAAGAGAAGCTATCATTATTGGCAGCATTCTGACAAAATGCTCTATCCCAGTTCTGCATACCAG TGCTGCAATGCTGAAGATTGCCGAAATGGAATATAATGGAGCAAACAGCATCTTCCTTCGACTGATGATCGACAAGAAGTATGCGCTTCCCTTCCGAGTTATCGACGCTCTGGTTTTTCATTTCCTGCAGTTCAGGACTGATAAGCGAAACCTGCCAGTGCTGTGGCACCAATGTCTGCTTACCTTTGCCCAGCGGTATAAGGAGGATCTGTCCTCGGAACAGAAGGAGTCGTTACTGGAACTGCTGAGGATCCACTGCCATCCACATATTTCACCCGAGATCAGGCGTGAACTGGTCAACTCCAAATCGAGGGATGTCGAAGTGGGAATGGCAGTGGAATGA